In one window of Leptospira sp. GIMC2001 DNA:
- a CDS encoding SPFH domain-containing protein — protein sequence MFIFTIFFIVVIFFIVKTFIVVPQQYVYIKERLGVPIANLEAGFHFLIPIIEKVKYRQILKEVAIDVRPQVCTTKDNVQVEVDGILYLQVIDPYKASYGIDNFHLATEQLAQTTLRSEIGRLMLNQTFSERDTINSNIVKQIDEATDPWGIKVNRYEIRNIQPPKTIILEMENQMKAERERRAEIITSEGEREARINRSMGERQEAINLSEGDKMKLVNEANGKAQEIELIAEATSNGLRSIADAISKPGGRQAVQLQITQEYLAGLGNIFTKSKTTILPESLANIKGVFEGISKVTSTFPGDSGSQSTIINEPKRKG from the coding sequence ATGTTCATATTCACGATATTTTTTATTGTCGTGATTTTTTTCATTGTTAAGACATTTATTGTAGTACCACAACAATATGTCTATATTAAGGAACGCTTGGGTGTGCCCATTGCTAATCTGGAGGCTGGTTTCCACTTCCTCATTCCTATTATTGAAAAAGTCAAATACAGGCAAATACTAAAAGAAGTAGCGATTGATGTCAGACCTCAAGTCTGTACAACCAAAGATAACGTGCAAGTTGAAGTGGATGGAATTTTATATCTCCAAGTCATCGATCCTTATAAAGCATCATATGGAATTGACAATTTTCATCTTGCGACCGAGCAGCTTGCTCAGACAACGCTTCGTTCCGAGATTGGAAGGCTTATGCTCAATCAAACTTTTTCAGAACGTGATACAATCAATTCGAATATTGTAAAACAGATAGATGAAGCAACAGATCCTTGGGGAATCAAAGTAAATCGATACGAAATTCGAAATATCCAACCGCCGAAAACAATCATCCTTGAGATGGAAAATCAAATGAAAGCGGAAAGAGAGCGTAGAGCTGAGATCATCACTTCCGAAGGTGAGAGAGAAGCAAGAATCAATAGATCTATGGGTGAGAGGCAAGAGGCGATCAACTTATCAGAAGGTGATAAAATGAAACTTGTGAACGAAGCGAATGGTAAGGCTCAAGAAATTGAACTCATTGCTGAAGCTACATCCAATGGTTTGAGATCGATTGCTGATGCAATTAGTAAACCTGGCGGAAGGCAGGCAGTCCAATTGCAGATCACTCAAGAATACCTTGCAGGACTTGGAAATATATTTACTAAATCCAAGACAACTATTTTGCCAGAATCACTAGCGAATATTAAGGGAGTCTTTGAAGGAATATCCAAAGTAACTTCTACATTCCCAGGTGATAGCGGTTCGCAATCAACAATCATTAACGAACCTAAGAGAAAAGGATAA
- a CDS encoding O-acetylhomoserine aminocarboxypropyltransferase/cysteine synthase family protein: MARNFKPETIALHGGQEPDPTTTSRALPIYQTTSYVFKDTDHAARLFGLQEFGNIYTRLMNPTTDVLEKRVAALEGGVAALATSSGQSAETLAILNIVESGQEVVSSASLYGGTYNLFHYTLPKMGIKVHFVDPSDPENFKKAVNDKTRAFYIETLGNPKLDTIDIEKVAKIAHDSGVPLIVDNTMPSPFLVNPIKHGADIVVESLTKFLGGHGTSIGGIIVDAGTFNWGNGKFKGFTDPDPSYHGLKFWDVFGKFEPFGDVNIAYIIKARVQGLRDLGPAISPFNAWQILQGIETLPLRMERHSSNALKVAEFLQKHPKVEWVSYPGLPSDKNYAIAKKYHHRNLFGAIVGFEIKGGLEKAKKFIDSLELFSLLANIGDAKSLAIHPASTTHSQLTGEEQISSGVTPGFVRLSVGLEHIDDILLDLEEGFSKI, encoded by the coding sequence ATGGCTAGAAATTTTAAACCAGAAACAATCGCATTGCATGGCGGACAAGAACCGGACCCAACAACTACGTCTCGGGCTCTACCAATCTATCAAACTACTTCTTATGTTTTCAAAGACACCGATCATGCTGCAAGACTGTTCGGATTGCAGGAATTTGGAAATATCTACACTCGATTAATGAATCCAACCACAGATGTTTTGGAAAAACGCGTTGCGGCGTTAGAAGGCGGAGTTGCCGCCCTTGCGACTTCTTCAGGACAGTCAGCTGAGACATTAGCAATTCTTAATATAGTAGAATCTGGTCAAGAAGTTGTTTCCTCTGCATCACTCTACGGTGGAACTTACAATCTATTTCATTATACTCTTCCGAAGATGGGAATTAAAGTTCATTTCGTTGACCCATCAGATCCAGAAAATTTCAAAAAGGCTGTAAATGATAAAACAAGAGCTTTTTATATAGAAACACTTGGAAATCCTAAACTTGATACCATTGATATTGAGAAAGTAGCAAAAATTGCTCACGATTCAGGTGTTCCTCTAATCGTAGATAATACTATGCCATCGCCATTTCTTGTGAATCCAATTAAACATGGTGCTGATATTGTCGTTGAGTCCCTTACAAAATTTCTTGGCGGTCATGGTACAAGTATTGGCGGTATCATTGTTGATGCTGGTACTTTCAATTGGGGCAATGGAAAATTCAAAGGATTTACAGATCCAGATCCTTCTTACCATGGTTTGAAGTTTTGGGATGTATTTGGTAAATTCGAACCATTTGGTGATGTGAATATTGCTTATATCATCAAAGCTAGAGTGCAAGGATTGCGTGATCTTGGTCCCGCTATCTCGCCTTTCAATGCTTGGCAAATTCTACAAGGCATCGAAACACTTCCTCTAAGAATGGAAAGACATTCTAGTAATGCATTGAAAGTTGCAGAATTTTTGCAAAAACATCCAAAAGTTGAGTGGGTCTCTTATCCTGGTTTGCCATCTGATAAGAATTATGCGATTGCAAAAAAATATCATCATCGCAACTTGTTTGGAGCGATTGTCGGTTTTGAAATCAAAGGTGGACTTGAAAAAGCTAAGAAATTTATTGATAGCTTGGAACTTTTTTCCCTGCTTGCAAATATTGGAGATGCGAAGTCACTAGCCATCCATCCAGCTTCAACTACTCATTCACAGCTAACTGGTGAAGAGCAAATTAGCTCGGGAGTAACTCCTGGATTTGTTCGCTTATCGGTTGGTCTAGAACATATTGATGATATTCTACTCGACCTTGAAGAGGGTTTTAGTAAAATCTAA
- a CDS encoding NfeD family protein codes for MDLLSPEYLPWIWIAAGVLLMVSEFVVPGMFVIFIGFGAIVTGLISLIIPIGMTEKLVILTVTSIVSILVGSAFIKNIFPSTITKNDLIKDDFRNEIVPVISDIMVNQKGGRVKFQGTEWDAMSQTVRIPKGERVRIISRDNLTFYVEQLD; via the coding sequence ATGGATTTACTGAGCCCTGAATATTTACCTTGGATTTGGATTGCTGCTGGTGTTTTGCTTATGGTTTCTGAATTTGTTGTCCCGGGAATGTTCGTGATCTTTATTGGATTTGGAGCCATAGTTACAGGACTTATAAGCCTAATCATACCGATTGGAATGACCGAGAAATTGGTAATTTTAACCGTCACTTCCATAGTTTCTATTCTTGTCGGATCAGCTTTTATAAAAAATATATTTCCATCTACAATCACTAAGAATGACTTAATCAAAGATGATTTTCGCAATGAAATTGTACCAGTCATTTCTGATATAATGGTAAATCAGAAAGGAGGAAGAGTCAAATTCCAAGGAACGGAATGGGATGCAATGTCTCAGACTGTCAGAATTCCGAAAGGCGAGCGAGTTCGAATCATTTCAAGAGACAACCTCACCTTTTATGTTGAGCAGCTCGATTGA
- a CDS encoding leucine-rich repeat domain-containing protein has translation MKLKNYLSDSVWEGRKNRKILDLSEANLSTLPEELQEFENLEELYLSNNNLIRLPIWFQQFHKLRDLDLRGNYFSEFSYLLFCLPKLEFLNLEKNLISEIPKEIINLPELEYLDISMNRLNSITDLIGYMRKLRYFLADKNQLSNLPKTLGNCESLTNLYLDENRIEEIPIDFGNLLNLTDLYLRNNRITFLPKECKGWGKLQYIDLDNNLLTSLPDEVKFWVNIQDIYIARNKITDFPEGIYQLKSLREFIIKGNPIAEESIKKLQTSIPQAIVYS, from the coding sequence TTGAAATTAAAAAATTATCTATCTGATTCAGTTTGGGAAGGAAGAAAAAACAGAAAAATTTTGGATTTATCCGAGGCGAATCTATCTACACTTCCTGAAGAACTTCAAGAATTTGAGAACTTAGAAGAACTATATCTTTCTAACAATAATTTAATTCGGCTTCCCATTTGGTTCCAACAATTTCATAAATTACGTGATCTTGATCTGCGAGGCAATTATTTTAGCGAATTCTCATATCTTCTTTTTTGCCTACCGAAATTAGAATTTCTCAACTTGGAAAAAAATCTCATTTCCGAGATTCCAAAAGAAATAATCAATCTTCCTGAATTGGAATATCTAGACATTTCCATGAATCGATTGAATTCTATAACGGATCTAATCGGTTATATGCGAAAATTGAGATACTTTCTTGCGGATAAGAATCAACTCAGTAATCTTCCTAAGACTCTAGGCAACTGTGAATCACTCACAAATCTTTATTTGGATGAGAATCGAATAGAAGAAATTCCTATAGATTTTGGCAATTTATTGAATCTAACTGATTTATATCTTCGCAATAATCGAATCACCTTTCTTCCAAAGGAATGCAAAGGTTGGGGCAAATTACAGTATATAGATTTAGATAATAATTTACTGACAAGTCTTCCGGATGAAGTAAAGTTCTGGGTTAATATTCAAGACATATACATTGCTCGTAATAAAATAACGGATTTTCCGGAAGGAATCTATCAACTAAAATCTCTACGTGAATTCATAATAAAAGGCAATCCGATTGCCGAGGAATCTATTAAAAAATTACAAACGAGCATACCGCAAGCAATTGTGTATTCTTGA
- a CDS encoding 16S rRNA (uracil(1498)-N(3))-methyltransferase yields the protein MNWIILEPKEQTGSLNEYVLDLKKSIHIKEILKKTQYDTVKAIIPNKGRGKFLITEINNYVTGKFEFEMENFSQEIPNLPKTSISLIMPLPRPQTGKKILHLAGAFGVEDVKFLLPDSKNAQYLTSPVYKEKGIWQEVMTGMEQTGSYMIPIVKIDSYRSGRDDDKFEIESESTINIAFDPSSTLSWMENIVLYSKIEDRSFASSIEKNIRMNLFFGSESGFRENDLDNFIQKNVKIFNLGDCILRSEYAVSAVLFTLQSKRR from the coding sequence ATGAATTGGATAATCCTTGAGCCAAAAGAACAAACAGGCTCACTCAACGAGTACGTCTTAGACTTAAAGAAATCAATTCATATTAAAGAAATTTTAAAGAAAACTCAATATGATACCGTCAAAGCTATAATTCCCAATAAAGGCAGAGGTAAATTTCTTATTACGGAAATAAATAATTATGTAACTGGAAAATTTGAATTCGAAATGGAGAATTTTAGTCAAGAAATTCCTAATCTACCTAAGACTTCCATTTCTCTAATTATGCCTCTACCGAGACCACAAACTGGGAAGAAAATTCTACATCTTGCGGGTGCATTCGGAGTTGAAGACGTCAAATTTTTATTGCCAGATAGTAAAAATGCCCAGTATCTCACCTCACCTGTTTATAAAGAAAAAGGTATATGGCAAGAAGTAATGACCGGTATGGAACAAACAGGTTCATATATGATTCCAATTGTCAAGATCGATTCATATCGTTCTGGAAGAGATGATGATAAGTTTGAAATCGAATCGGAATCGACGATCAATATAGCCTTCGATCCATCTTCTACTCTATCTTGGATGGAAAATATTGTTTTATATAGTAAAATTGAAGATCGATCCTTTGCGTCATCAATAGAAAAAAATATTCGAATGAATCTATTTTTTGGATCCGAGAGCGGATTTCGAGAAAATGATTTGGATAATTTTATTCAAAAGAACGTAAAGATTTTCAATTTGGGAGATTGCATTCTTAGATCCGAATATGCTGTTTCAGCTGTGCTTTTTACTCTACAAAGCAAAAGACGATGA
- the metX gene encoding homoserine O-acetyltransferase MetX: MLNTDSIGIVETKTIELPGLSLENGEVVNPMEIAYETYGQLNESKSNAILVCHALSGDAHAAGFHPGDKRPGWWDYYIGPGKALDTNRYFVISTNVVGGCMGSSGPLSINPKTNEAYKSTFPFVSIVDMIRAQNLLIEHFGIKQLFAVCGGSMGGMQALQWAVTYPDKVKNCIVMASTSEHSAQQIAFNEVGRQAIMADPNWNNGEYSIHNKPNKGLSIARMVGHVTYLSDQVMREKFGRKPPRGNIKNTDFAVGSYLIYQGESFVDRFDANSYIYVTKALDHFSLGTGKELSQSLSKVKSRFLILAYSSDWLYPPYQSREIVNALEVNAVPVAYCELETEEGHDSFLLPSNDQTKVLQGFLNHSEIN, encoded by the coding sequence ATGCTCAATACTGATTCGATTGGAATAGTCGAAACAAAAACCATAGAATTGCCGGGCCTCTCCTTGGAAAATGGGGAGGTGGTCAATCCTATGGAAATTGCGTATGAGACTTATGGACAATTGAATGAGAGCAAATCCAACGCAATACTTGTCTGCCATGCTCTATCGGGAGATGCTCATGCTGCTGGATTTCATCCTGGAGATAAGCGACCAGGTTGGTGGGATTATTATATTGGACCAGGTAAAGCCCTTGATACAAATCGATATTTTGTAATTTCTACGAATGTTGTTGGAGGTTGTATGGGTTCGAGTGGCCCACTATCAATCAATCCAAAAACGAATGAAGCTTATAAATCGACCTTCCCTTTTGTATCTATTGTGGATATGATACGTGCACAAAATCTATTAATTGAACATTTTGGCATCAAACAATTGTTTGCTGTATGTGGGGGATCAATGGGTGGGATGCAGGCTCTTCAATGGGCAGTCACATATCCAGATAAAGTTAAAAATTGCATTGTTATGGCATCTACTTCCGAACATTCTGCACAGCAAATTGCATTCAATGAAGTTGGACGCCAAGCAATTATGGCGGATCCAAATTGGAATAATGGGGAATACTCAATTCACAATAAACCCAATAAAGGTCTATCCATTGCACGGATGGTTGGTCATGTTACTTATTTATCTGATCAAGTGATGAGAGAAAAATTTGGTCGTAAGCCTCCGCGTGGAAATATCAAAAACACTGATTTTGCAGTAGGAAGCTATTTGATCTATCAAGGTGAATCCTTTGTAGATCGGTTCGATGCAAATAGTTATATTTATGTTACGAAAGCTCTAGATCACTTCTCACTTGGAACTGGTAAGGAATTGAGTCAGTCTTTATCAAAAGTAAAATCTCGTTTTCTTATACTTGCCTACAGTTCTGATTGGCTCTATCCTCCCTATCAATCACGGGAAATTGTAAATGCATTGGAAGTGAATGCTGTTCCAGTTGCATACTGTGAGTTGGAAACAGAAGAAGGACATGATTCTTTTCTACTTCCAAGCAATGATCAGACGAAAGTTCTACAAGGTTTTCTCAATCATTCGGAGATCAATTAA
- a CDS encoding SPFH domain-containing protein produces MDELTLIFWVPFLIYVAFKLYKSVRIVSAQEVIIVERFGKYKKSLRAGFHLLTPFIEIDAYYHTLKEQAIDVHPQTCITKDNVVVKVDGVLYMVVIDPVKASYGIEDYRFAAIQLAQTTMRAVIGTMDLDKTFEERSEINRRIVDAIDDVSERWGVRINRYEIVNIAPPASVMESMEKEKRAQINKEAQISLSRGDQESRINRSVGLKEELINKSEGEKQKRINEAEGKAQEIEALATSTAIGIAKVADALQATGGIEAMKLRISQDLINQFTKLGKDNTEVVLPVDLTNFTTTLDNLLGIKRNN; encoded by the coding sequence ATGGATGAACTAACACTAATATTTTGGGTTCCTTTCTTGATTTATGTTGCATTCAAGTTGTATAAATCGGTTAGGATTGTATCCGCACAAGAAGTCATAATCGTAGAAAGATTTGGTAAATACAAAAAATCCCTTAGGGCGGGATTCCATTTACTAACTCCTTTTATTGAAATCGATGCATACTATCACACTTTGAAAGAACAGGCAATCGACGTGCATCCTCAGACTTGTATCACAAAAGACAACGTTGTTGTAAAAGTAGATGGAGTCTTATACATGGTTGTCATTGATCCAGTTAAGGCAAGTTATGGTATTGAAGACTATCGTTTCGCTGCAATACAGCTTGCTCAGACAACCATGAGAGCTGTTATCGGAACTATGGATCTTGACAAAACTTTCGAAGAAAGGTCTGAGATCAACCGTAGAATTGTAGATGCGATTGACGACGTATCTGAAAGATGGGGCGTGCGTATCAACCGCTATGAAATCGTGAATATTGCACCACCTGCTTCTGTTATGGAATCAATGGAAAAGGAAAAGCGTGCTCAGATCAATAAAGAAGCGCAGATTTCTCTTTCACGAGGAGATCAAGAATCAAGGATCAACCGTTCCGTTGGTTTAAAAGAAGAATTGATCAATAAATCTGAAGGTGAGAAACAAAAGAGAATCAATGAGGCTGAAGGTAAAGCACAAGAAATTGAAGCTTTAGCGACTTCAACAGCAATTGGAATCGCAAAAGTTGCTGATGCTTTGCAAGCAACAGGTGGAATTGAAGCGATGAAGCTTAGAATTTCACAAGATTTGATCAATCAGTTTACTAAATTAGGAAAAGATAATACAGAAGTAGTTCTTCCTGTAGATCTAACTAATTTCACAACGACTTTGGACAACTTATTGGGAATCAAAAGAAATAATTGA
- the fliN gene encoding flagellar motor switch protein FliN — protein MGEGSLSQEDIDALLGGGDTSGSGKDALADLDALVGGGGGGSGDSDGGPSFADIAAALGPSATPSAPPPRAQSRAQSGGGGNTANLNLLLDVTLSLTVELGRTNMFIKDVLQLSEGTIVELDKNVGEELDVLANGKPIGRGKLIVLDDYYGVQITQILDPTERL, from the coding sequence ATGGGTGAAGGTTCATTATCACAAGAAGATATCGACGCGCTCCTCGGTGGCGGGGATACGTCTGGTTCCGGAAAAGATGCACTAGCTGATTTGGATGCTCTGGTTGGTGGAGGCGGGGGCGGGTCTGGTGACTCTGACGGTGGACCTTCGTTTGCAGATATTGCAGCAGCATTAGGACCATCTGCAACTCCTTCTGCACCACCACCGAGAGCTCAATCTCGGGCTCAATCTGGTGGAGGTGGTAACACTGCTAACTTAAATTTACTTTTAGACGTAACACTTTCTCTCACAGTCGAACTCGGGAGAACAAATATGTTCATCAAAGATGTTTTACAGTTATCTGAGGGAACGATTGTAGAATTGGACAAAAATGTCGGAGAAGAACTCGATGTTCTCGCAAATGGCAAGCCGATAGGTCGTGGAAAATTGATTGTTCTGGACGATTATTACGGTGTTCAGATCACGCAAATTTTAGATCCAACAGAAAGATTATAG
- a CDS encoding heme-binding domain-containing protein translates to MTINSLDEESISLESSELEFIQKSYDQVQEIFERSCYDCHSNNTDIPIYGYMFPVNLYLQDHVSEGRESLNFSKWKSYSAKKRSTLAFEIVEEVEEDAMPPASYKLLHSKAIIDPETFQKIKRWQEEQERYYENSQK, encoded by the coding sequence ATGACCATAAACTCTCTGGATGAAGAATCAATTTCTTTAGAATCATCCGAGCTCGAATTTATTCAAAAGAGTTACGATCAAGTTCAAGAAATTTTTGAAAGATCATGTTATGACTGTCATTCGAATAATACAGATATTCCTATTTACGGATATATGTTTCCGGTTAATTTATATTTACAAGACCATGTTAGTGAGGGGCGAGAAAGTCTCAATTTTTCCAAATGGAAATCTTACTCAGCAAAAAAAAGGTCAACTCTAGCTTTCGAAATAGTGGAAGAAGTAGAAGAAGATGCAATGCCTCCAGCTTCCTATAAATTATTACATTCTAAAGCAATAATAGATCCAGAAACTTTCCAAAAAATCAAGAGATGGCAAGAAGAACAAGAAAGGTATTATGAAAATTCCCAAAAATAA
- a CDS encoding AAA family ATPase yields MPVEPKEIDFLTCKETLIREFSNHPLVSGKTIPFPEVILERNETKVKFRIQNIDKEKILDSLQILKNHIENIRIHTIDSRYFCFQALNENLFDTKNLTDNLKIRFSIGKIEMEIEATKRGNYKENEILAILDLFKFFNQDLTKKQINPNEVLRSLGIEVFDPKEAKIKGKEINFDHIFGYEEIKREILETVIMPLQNPSAFAEVSKLTRKFPTSNRPRAILFEGEPGVGKTTLSKAISCQCGIPMIYVPIESIMSKYFGESAQNLALIFDAAQLFPQSLVFLDEIDSLAGRREDGMFEATRTMLSVLLRKLDGFEGRPGSVTIGATNRKQDLDSALLSRFDKSIYVPLPNASERSAILEGFAMHLSEPIRRKISEKLDGLSGRKLKDYCDYVERKWATILIEKKLPPSAPDPEMYWQIANEFNPMN; encoded by the coding sequence ATGCCTGTCGAACCAAAAGAAATTGATTTTCTAACCTGCAAAGAAACTCTTATTCGAGAATTTTCGAACCATCCACTCGTTTCTGGCAAAACAATTCCTTTTCCTGAAGTGATTCTCGAGAGGAATGAAACAAAAGTTAAATTTAGAATCCAAAACATAGACAAAGAGAAAATACTAGATTCTCTCCAAATACTAAAAAATCATATTGAGAATATTCGAATACACACAATAGATTCGCGCTATTTTTGTTTTCAGGCTCTGAATGAGAATCTATTTGATACCAAAAATTTAACAGACAACCTTAAGATTCGCTTTTCCATCGGAAAAATTGAAATGGAGATTGAGGCAACAAAGCGTGGGAATTACAAAGAAAACGAGATACTTGCAATTCTCGATCTCTTTAAATTTTTCAATCAAGATCTTACTAAAAAACAAATCAATCCGAATGAAGTTCTCAGAAGTCTTGGGATCGAAGTTTTTGATCCAAAAGAAGCCAAAATCAAAGGAAAAGAAATCAACTTTGATCATATATTTGGATATGAAGAAATCAAGCGAGAAATTCTGGAAACTGTCATCATGCCTCTGCAGAATCCATCAGCCTTCGCAGAAGTATCGAAACTTACGAGGAAATTTCCGACATCAAACAGACCAAGGGCAATTCTATTCGAAGGAGAACCAGGAGTTGGCAAAACTACATTATCCAAAGCGATTTCTTGCCAATGCGGAATTCCGATGATCTATGTACCGATTGAATCCATAATGAGCAAATACTTTGGCGAAAGTGCCCAGAATCTGGCATTAATTTTTGATGCTGCTCAACTTTTTCCTCAGTCACTGGTATTTCTTGATGAGATAGATTCTTTGGCTGGAAGAAGAGAAGATGGTATGTTTGAAGCAACAAGGACTATGCTTTCTGTTCTGCTACGAAAATTGGATGGATTTGAAGGTAGACCAGGTTCTGTTACCATCGGTGCAACAAACAGAAAGCAAGATCTTGATTCAGCCTTGCTATCCAGATTTGACAAATCGATCTATGTTCCCCTTCCCAATGCCTCTGAAAGGTCTGCTATTTTGGAAGGATTTGCTATGCATTTGAGTGAGCCGATTAGACGAAAGATATCCGAAAAACTCGATGGACTATCTGGAAGAAAATTAAAAGATTACTGCGATTACGTTGAACGGAAGTGGGCAACCATTCTAATTGAAAAAAAACTACCTCCTAGTGCTCCTGATCCCGAAATGTATTGGCAAATAGCGAATGAATTCAACCCTATGAATTGA
- the fcpB gene encoding flagellar-coiling protein FcpB, with protein MKIRYILTILSLMVVGLGAQDNTAANKAAGIDSSQESQSIIETEKQIDEAIFKLNEKLTRHTVLFKMKVRTLPFRTVLYKGKASADGMKCDIAVDQEAKDNNCLHLEVYDFIKSEDGKSERNLGPKNKQIILFYEGTNNDDTDPRKEAPRNLTRAKSRIYQYDFQIEDKTMSEIVDQGPNTQPDHNDKMELFYQHDDYPLYGTPETPSEKGVGKYLLSNVENTKSNPIRNNFKRDFYKKHIDYFDKLFTKIFDYNDRDGNKNYKKNVEVLKNSLKY; from the coding sequence ATGAAAATAAGATACATTTTAACAATACTCAGCCTCATGGTTGTAGGATTAGGAGCACAAGACAATACAGCTGCAAATAAAGCGGCAGGTATTGATTCTTCTCAAGAAAGCCAATCAATCATTGAGACTGAAAAGCAAATTGATGAGGCTATATTCAAGCTCAATGAAAAATTGACACGCCATACAGTTCTATTCAAAATGAAAGTAAGAACTCTTCCATTTAGAACCGTCCTTTACAAAGGAAAAGCTTCAGCAGATGGTATGAAATGTGATATCGCAGTTGATCAAGAAGCAAAAGATAATAACTGTCTTCACCTTGAAGTTTATGACTTCATCAAATCTGAAGATGGGAAGTCGGAGCGAAATTTAGGACCTAAGAATAAGCAAATCATTTTGTTCTATGAAGGAACCAATAATGATGATACTGATCCTAGAAAAGAAGCACCGAGAAATCTAACAAGAGCTAAATCAAGAATTTATCAATATGATTTCCAAATCGAAGACAAAACAATGTCTGAGATCGTAGATCAAGGTCCAAACACTCAGCCAGACCATAATGATAAAATGGAATTGTTCTATCAACATGATGACTACCCACTTTATGGAACTCCTGAAACTCCATCTGAGAAAGGAGTTGGAAAGTATTTACTATCAAATGTTGAGAATACAAAATCCAATCCAATCAGAAATAACTTCAAGAGAGACTTCTATAAAAAACATATTGATTACTTCGATAAACTCTTTACCAAAATTTTTGATTACAACGATAGAGACGGTAATAAAAATTATAAGAAAAACGTTGAGGTTCTAAAGAATTCCCTTAAATATTAA